One window of Nicotiana tomentosiformis chromosome 11, ASM39032v3, whole genome shotgun sequence genomic DNA carries:
- the LOC138901013 gene encoding uncharacterized protein, producing the protein MDLFPLCIFPPSRRLSSHRIFPSVSSLHIQLNNLELAVNLAKNENLPGAENLMKCAWSRDFETENSPEFKKKSEQGRAARLSNKGGSVHTGGSISMAAHRRRLEKAKGRSVTHDEVFEETHMKKLKDGTKMTWIEPRDETTHIISNESWRSSFKASLLMIKVGQSNQPKRRS; encoded by the exons ATGGACT TATTTCCCCTCTGTATCTTCCCTCCCTCAAGACGCCTCTCTTCACATCGTATTTTTCCCTCTGTATCTTCACTCCATATCCAG ttgaataatcttgagCTTGCTGTCAATCTTGCCAAAAACGAAAACCTTCCTGGTGCTGAGAATTTG ATGAAGTGTGCATGGTCACGCGATTTTGAAACTGAG AACTCTCCGGAATTTAAGAAGAAGAGCGAACAGGGAAGGGCAGCCCGTTTGTCCAACAAGGGTGGCTCGGTGCACACGGGCGGCTCAATTAGTATGGCGGCTCATCGAAGAAGATTG GAAAAGGCTAAAGGAAGATCAGTTACTCATGATGAGGTGTTTGAGGAAACCCACATGAAAAAGTTGAAGGATGGAACAAAAATGACTTGGATCGAGCCGCGCGATGAGACAACCCAT ATAATTTCAAACGAATCTTGGAGGAGTTCATTCAAAGCCAGTCTATTGATGATCAAGGTAGGCCAATCCAACCAACCCAAGAGGAGATCATGA